A region from the Bradyrhizobium erythrophlei genome encodes:
- the metF gene encoding methylenetetrahydrofolate reductase [NAD(P)H], which translates to MSEFTPPAPDGHRTPAISFEFFPPKTEEMERSLWETIKRLAPLSPSFVSVTYGAGGSTRERTHSTIARILKETELLPAAHLTCVGAARGEIDDIVGRYRDIGVRHIVALRGDPPGGIGTPYSTHPDGYQTSAELVAGIKRQHGDIEVSVSAYPEKHPESRDFDADIDVLQAKVDAGADRAITQVFFDNDLYLRYLDRVRARGIAIPVVPGIMPMHNFKQARNFVTRAGTTVPDWLAAKFEGLDDDAETRKLVAATVAAGQVQKLAKHGIDTFHFYTMNRADLVFAICHLLGIRPKGAQKAA; encoded by the coding sequence ATATCCGAGTTTACGCCCCCCGCGCCCGACGGCCACCGGACGCCGGCGATTTCGTTCGAGTTCTTTCCGCCCAAGACCGAGGAGATGGAAAGGAGCCTGTGGGAGACCATCAAGCGTCTGGCACCGCTGTCGCCGAGCTTCGTCTCCGTGACCTATGGCGCCGGCGGATCGACGCGGGAGCGCACCCATTCCACCATCGCCCGCATCCTCAAGGAGACCGAGCTGCTGCCGGCCGCGCATCTGACCTGCGTCGGCGCCGCCCGCGGCGAGATCGACGACATCGTCGGCCGCTATCGCGATATCGGCGTCCGCCACATCGTGGCGCTGCGCGGCGACCCGCCCGGCGGCATCGGCACGCCCTACTCCACTCATCCCGACGGCTATCAGACCTCGGCCGAACTGGTTGCGGGCATCAAGCGGCAGCATGGCGACATCGAAGTCTCGGTTTCCGCTTATCCCGAAAAGCACCCGGAAAGCCGCGACTTCGATGCCGACATCGACGTGCTCCAGGCCAAGGTCGATGCCGGTGCCGACCGCGCCATCACCCAGGTGTTCTTCGACAACGACCTTTATCTTCGCTACCTCGACCGGGTTCGGGCCCGCGGCATCGCCATTCCGGTCGTCCCCGGCATCATGCCGATGCACAATTTCAAGCAGGCCCGCAATTTCGTCACCCGCGCCGGCACCACCGTGCCGGACTGGCTGGCCGCAAAATTCGAAGGCCTCGATGACGACGCCGAGACCCGCAAGCTGGTGGCTGCGACCGTTGCGGCGGGCCAGGTGCAGAAGCTGGCCAAACACGGCATCGATACCTTCCACTTCTACACCATGAACCGCGCGGACCTCGTGTTCGCCATCTGCCATTTGCTCGGTATTCGCCCCAAGGGCGCACAGAAAGCCGCCTGA
- a CDS encoding prephenate dehydratase, with the protein MTKKLKIAFQGEPGANSHIAIAEAYPDAEPLPCATFEDALAAISSGEADLGMIPIENSVAGRVADIHHLLPQSGLFIVGEYFLPVHHQVMAPRGAKLADIKTVESHVHALGQCRRIIRERGIRPIVSGDTAGAARLIAERGDKSCAAIASRLAADIYGLDILVEDVEDETHNTTRFVVLAREAKWAAQGSGPLVTSFVFRVRNLPAALYKAMGGFATNGVNMTKLESYMIDGNFFATQFYADVDGHPEDKNLAFALEELKFFSREFRIVGVYPGHPFRSTFSEKAE; encoded by the coding sequence ATGACAAAAAAGCTGAAAATCGCATTCCAGGGCGAACCGGGCGCGAATTCCCATATCGCCATCGCCGAGGCCTATCCCGACGCCGAGCCGCTTCCCTGCGCGACCTTCGAGGACGCGCTGGCCGCGATCTCGTCCGGGGAAGCCGACCTCGGCATGATCCCGATCGAGAACTCCGTCGCCGGGCGCGTCGCCGACATCCATCACCTGTTGCCGCAGTCCGGCCTGTTCATCGTCGGGGAATATTTCCTGCCGGTCCATCACCAGGTGATGGCGCCGCGGGGCGCCAAGCTGGCGGATATCAAAACTGTTGAGAGCCACGTCCACGCGCTCGGGCAATGCCGCCGCATCATCCGCGAGCGCGGCATCAGACCGATCGTGTCGGGCGATACCGCGGGCGCGGCGCGCCTCATCGCCGAGCGCGGCGACAAGAGCTGTGCCGCGATCGCCTCGCGCCTTGCGGCCGATATCTACGGCCTCGATATCCTGGTCGAGGACGTCGAGGACGAAACCCACAACACCACGCGCTTCGTGGTGCTGGCGCGCGAAGCGAAGTGGGCCGCGCAGGGTTCGGGGCCGCTGGTGACCTCGTTCGTATTCCGGGTGCGCAATTTGCCCGCCGCGCTCTACAAGGCGATGGGCGGCTTCGCCACCAACGGCGTCAACATGACCAAGCTGGAAAGCTACATGATCGACGGCAATTTCTTCGCCACGCAATTCTACGCCGATGTCGACGGCCATCCCGAGGACAAAAATCTGGCCTTCGCGCTTGAGGAGCTGAAATTCTTCTCGCGCGAGTTCAGGATCGTCGGCGTCTATCCCGGCCATCCGTTCCGGAGCACGTTCAGCGAAAAGGCGGAGTAG
- a CDS encoding LLM class flavin-dependent oxidoreductase, giving the protein MIPLSILDLSVVTTGTKPAAALRNSIDLACHADALGYVRYWLAEHHNLASVASPAPDLMIGRIAAVTSRIRVGSGGVMLPNHAPLVIAERFKMLEALFPGRIDLGLGRAPGTDGATAHALRSRLDRREGDDFLERLQELILWETRGFPPGHPYNNVVAMPDDSPLPPIWLLGSSDYSSELAAQVGMGFAFAHHFASYDAIEAMTNYKAHFKPSIWRATPHGILAVAVVAAETDAEAEKLASSMDLNRLRRDRGQYLALPSIEEALAYPYTDSERASIARNRSRLFVGSPATVMQKLQPMITASGADELMIITAVYDHEARKKSYSLLADAFGLGKKVAA; this is encoded by the coding sequence ATGATACCGCTCTCGATCCTCGACCTTTCCGTGGTCACCACCGGCACCAAACCGGCGGCGGCACTGCGCAACAGCATCGATCTGGCGTGTCACGCGGACGCGCTGGGCTACGTCCGCTACTGGCTGGCCGAACATCACAATCTAGCTTCGGTCGCGAGCCCCGCGCCCGACCTGATGATCGGGCGGATCGCCGCGGTGACCAGCCGCATCCGGGTCGGCTCCGGCGGCGTGATGCTGCCCAACCATGCCCCGCTGGTGATCGCCGAGCGTTTCAAGATGCTGGAGGCACTGTTTCCCGGCCGCATCGATCTCGGCCTCGGCCGGGCGCCGGGCACCGATGGCGCCACCGCGCATGCGCTGCGCAGCCGGCTCGACCGCCGCGAGGGCGATGATTTCCTGGAACGGCTGCAGGAACTGATCCTGTGGGAGACCCGCGGTTTTCCGCCCGGCCATCCCTACAACAATGTGGTGGCGATGCCCGACGATTCGCCGCTGCCGCCGATCTGGCTGCTCGGCTCCAGCGACTACAGTTCGGAGCTCGCGGCGCAAGTCGGCATGGGTTTCGCGTTCGCGCATCATTTCGCGAGCTACGACGCGATCGAGGCGATGACCAATTACAAGGCGCATTTCAAGCCGTCGATCTGGCGCGCGACGCCGCACGGCATTCTAGCCGTGGCCGTAGTGGCGGCCGAAACCGATGCAGAAGCGGAAAAGCTCGCCTCATCGATGGACCTCAATCGCCTGCGCCGCGACCGCGGCCAGTATCTGGCGCTCCCCAGCATCGAGGAGGCGCTGGCCTATCCCTACACCGACTCCGAGCGCGCCTCGATCGCGCGCAACCGTTCGCGCCTGTTCGTGGGCAGCCCCGCCACTGTGATGCAAAAGTTGCAGCCGATGATCACGGCGAGTGGGGCCGACGAACTGATGATCATCACCGCTGTCTACGATCACGAGGCGCGCAAGAAATCCTATAGCCTGCTCGCGGATGCGTTCGGATTGGGGAAGAAGGTCGCGGCGTAG
- a CDS encoding 3-deoxy-manno-octulosonate cytidylyltransferase — protein sequence MTKTRALVLIPARMAATRLPGKPLLDIAGLPMIVHVLRRAEAAQIGRVAVATDTAEIASVVTAHGGEAVMTRPDHPSGSDRIYEALCQLDPRGEIEAIINLQGDLPTIPPQDVRAALALLENPGVDIGTLAAEIRRDEEHTNPSVVKLVGSPSGDKRLRALYFTRATAPYGDGPRYHHIGLYAYRRTALERFVTLAPSTLERQEKLEQLRALEASMRIDAAIVGSVPLGVDTPADLETAREILKPRSD from the coding sequence ATGACCAAAACTCGCGCCTTGGTGCTGATTCCCGCCCGCATGGCGGCTACCCGGCTGCCCGGCAAACCGCTGCTGGATATCGCCGGCCTGCCCATGATCGTCCATGTGCTGCGTCGGGCCGAGGCCGCCCAAATCGGCCGCGTCGCGGTCGCCACCGACACGGCGGAGATCGCGTCCGTGGTCACCGCCCATGGCGGCGAAGCCGTCATGACGCGCCCCGACCACCCGTCCGGCTCGGACCGGATCTACGAGGCGCTGTGCCAGCTCGATCCCCGTGGCGAGATTGAGGCGATCATCAACCTGCAGGGCGACCTGCCGACCATTCCACCTCAGGATGTCCGCGCCGCGCTCGCATTGCTCGAAAATCCGGGCGTGGACATCGGAACGCTGGCCGCCGAAATCCGCAGGGATGAGGAGCATACGAACCCGAGTGTCGTAAAGTTGGTGGGCTCACCGTCGGGCGACAAAAGGCTCCGGGCGCTGTACTTCACTCGCGCCACCGCGCCCTATGGCGACGGCCCGCGCTACCATCACATCGGGCTTTATGCCTATCGCCGCACGGCGCTGGAGCGTTTTGTCACCCTCGCCCCTTCGACGCTGGAGCGGCAGGAAAAGCTGGAGCAACTCAGGGCCCTGGAGGCCAGCATGCGGATCGACGCCGCCATCGTGGGTTCGGTGCCGCTCGGCGTCGACACGCCGGCCGATCTCGAAACCGCGCGCGAAATATTAAAGCCTCGTTCTGATTGA